A single window of Oreochromis aureus strain Israel breed Guangdong linkage group 7, ZZ_aureus, whole genome shotgun sequence DNA harbors:
- the LOC116330473 gene encoding catalase-like, whose protein sequence is MADNRDKATDQMKTWKANRGSQKPDVLTTGGGHPVGDKLNLQTAGPRGPLLVQDVVFTDEMAHFDRERIPERVVHAKGAGAFGYFEVTHDITRYCKAKVFEHVGKTTPIAVRFSTVAGESGSADTVRDPRGFAVKFYTEDGNWDLTGNNTPIFFIRDAMLFPSFVHSQKRNPQTHMKDPDMVWDFWSLRPESLHQVSFLFSDRGLPDGHRHMNGYGSHTFKLVNADGERVYCKFHYKTDQGIKNLTVEEADRLAATKPDYGIADLFNAIANGNYPSWTFYIQVMTFEQAEKFRFNPFDLTKVWSHKEYPLIPVGKLVLNRNPVNYFAEVEQLAFDPSNMPPGIEPSPDKMLQGRLFSYPDTHRHRLGANYLQIPVNCPFRARVANYQRDGPMCMYDNQGGAPNYYPNSFSAPETQPQFMESKFQVSADVARYNSSDEDNVTQVRTFYTQVLNEEERQRLCQNLAGFLKEAQLFIQKRMVENLKAVHPDYGNKVETLLKKYNAEAKKDATLHVYSRPGASAITASSKM, encoded by the exons ATGGCTGACAACAGAGACAAAGCTACCGACCAAATGAAGACATGGAAGGCGAATAGAGGCTCTCAG AAACCAGATGTGCTGACCACAGGCGGTGGCCATCCAGTGGGAGACAAATTGAACTTACAGACTGCAGGGCCAAGAGGGCCGCTGCTGGTTCAAGATGTTGTCTTCACAGATGAGATGGCCCACTTTGACCGTGAGCGAATCCCAGAGAGAGTGGTCCATGCCAAAGGGGCAG GGGCATTTGGCTACTTTGAGGTCACTCATGACATCACTCGCTACTGCAAAGCCAAAGTGTTTGAGCATGTTGGCAAGACTACACCAATTGCTGTCCGCTTCTCCACTGTGG CTGGAGAGTCTGGGTCTGCAGACACGGTGCGTGACCCTCGAGGTTTTGCAGTCAAGTTTTACACTGAAGATGGTAACTGGGACCTGACAGGCAACAATACCCCAATTTTCTTCATCAGGGATGCCATGCTG TTCCCATCCTTCGTCCATTCCCAGAAGCGCAATCCTCAAACCCACATGAAAGACCCTGACATGGTGTGGGACTTCTGGAGTTTGAGGCCCGAGAGTCTGCATCAG GTGTCTTTCTTGTTCAGTGATCGAGGTTTGCCTGATGGCCACCGTCACATGAATGGCTACGGCTCTCACACCTTCAAACTGGTCAATGCCGATGGTGAACGTGTCTACTGCAAATTCCACTATAAG aCTGATCAAGGAATAAAGAATTTGACGGTGGAAGAGGCAGACCGCCTGGCAGCCACCAAACCAGATTATGGAATTGCAGACCTGTTCAATGCTATTGCTAATGGAAACTACCCATCCTGGACCTTTTACATCCAGGTCATGACCTTTGAGCAGGCTGAGAAGTTCCGGTTCAACCCGTTTGATCTTACAAAG GTTTGGTCACATAAAGAATACCCACTGATCCCTGTGGGCAAACTGGTTCTGAACAGAAACCCAGTCAACTACTTTGCAGAGGTGGAGCAGCTGGCCTTTGACCCAAGCAACATGCCACCAGGAATCGAGCCCAGCCCTGACAAGATGCTGCAG GGTCGCCTCTTCTCCTACCCAGACACGCATCGTCACCGGTTGGGGGCAAACTACCTGCAGATCCCTGTCAACTGCCCCTTCAGGGCTCGTGTGGCCAACTACCAGCGTGATGGTCCGATGTGCATGTATGACAACCAAG GTGGCGCTCCAAACTACTACCCTAACAGCTTCAGTGCCCCAGAGACCCAGCCTCAGTTTATGGAGTCCAAGTTCCAAGTGTCTGCAGATGTTGCTCGTTACAACAGCTCAGATGAAGACAATGTCACACAG GTTCGCACCTTCTACACTCAGGTCCTGAATGAGGAGGAGCGACAGAGACTTTGCCAGAACTTGGCCGGGTTTCTAAAAGAAGCCCAGCTCTTCATCCAGAAACGCATG GTCGAGAATTTGAAGGCTGTCCATCCAGACTAtggaaacaaagttgagactcTTCTCAAGAAGTACAATGCGGAGGCCAAGAag GATGCCACTTTGCACGTTTACAGCCGTCCTGGAGCCTCAGCCATCACCGCCTCATCTAAGATGTGA